The proteins below come from a single Dinghuibacter silviterrae genomic window:
- a CDS encoding RNA polymerase sigma factor — protein MRVFNRQKKTEQNEPETEMPDGQLVALLVKGDFAAYGQLIRRHQLLINKLGFVLTGDRKRASELVVATLMVLWTEREKVKDTIPFPCYLLELIVRLHKRNPPYLSDN, from the coding sequence ATGCGGGTATTCAACCGACAAAAAAAGACTGAACAGAATGAACCGGAGACGGAAATGCCGGACGGGCAGCTCGTCGCCTTACTCGTTAAGGGAGATTTTGCAGCATACGGGCAGCTGATCCGCAGGCATCAGCTTCTGATCAACAAACTGGGTTTTGTACTGACGGGGGACCGGAAAAGAGCCTCGGAACTGGTGGTGGCGACTTTGATGGTACTCTGGACCGAAAGGGAGAAAGTGAAGGATACCATTCCTTTTCCTTGTTATCTCCTGGAACTTATTGTGCGATTGCACAAACGTAATCCTCCTTATTTATCAGATAATTAA
- a CDS encoding vitamin B12-dependent ribonucleotide reductase yields the protein MSTKKQNSNGLHFERRFTKDGVSPMDLFTYDYRTSVIKNPSGEKVFEMENVEVPRGWSQIATDILAQKYIRKAGVPQPDGTLGRETSAKQVAHRLAYCWRVWGERYGYFATPRDAEVFYDELVYSILSQACVPNSPQWFNTGLYECYGIKGKPQGHYYVDPKDEVLKESTSAYERPQPHACFILSVEDDLVNEGGIMDLWMREARIFKYGSGVGTNFSSIRGGGEKLSGGGTSSGLMSFLKIGDRAAGAIKSGGTTRRAAKMVCLDLDHPEIVDFINWKVEEEKKVAALIAAGYPSDYEGEAYATVSGQNSNNSVRIPNEFFRCLEGDEDWALTSRATGKVVKEVPARQLWEQIAYAAWRCADPGTQYNTTINEWHTCPKGGPIRASNPCSEYMFLDNTACNLASVNLRKFWDERTSVFDVEGFEYVCRLWTVVLEISVLMAQFPSKEVARLSYDYRTLGLGYANLGSLLMVGGIAYDSEEARGITGALTAIMTGTAYKTSAEMASVLGTFRRYEENKADMLRVMRNHRAAAYDADGAFEGLSLKPQGIKARFCPDYLLAAACKVWDEAVDMGERYGYRNAQTTVIAPTGTIGLVMDCDTTGVEPDFALVKFKKLSGGGYFKIINQSVPLALKRLGYGTKEADAIVKYAVGAGTFAGAPHINHATLSEKGFIASEIKKLDAAVGSAFEIGFVFNVYTLGEECLQRLGFRPEDYLNFEWSLLEALGFTGEQIDAAGDYVCGTMTVEGAPHLRPEHYSVFDCANKCGKKGERFIHAHGHIRMMAAVQPFISGAISKTINLPNEATVEQIADCYMLSWKLGLKANALYRDGSKLSQPLSNKSDKKKVEAAPAPTQTPLVDLGQLTAEELLEEVQRRVQSSPDTKLKRQLARIVERRTLPVKRKGFTYKAKIGGQPIFVRTGEYNDSTLGEIFIDLAKEGSTLRSLMNCFAIAISVGLQYGVPLEEFVDKFVFTRFEPSGMVDHPNIKSATSMVDYVFRMLGYEYLGRTDLVHVLQTPEVSNTGEEEWDETDMPTLGERQPELSQVRVTPVAGSPAASGPSGKRAPAAAAGSKTDSTQEYMKSMQSDAPACSTCGHITVRSGTCYKCLNCGNSMGCS from the coding sequence ATGTCCACCAAGAAGCAGAATTCCAATGGATTGCACTTTGAACGCCGGTTTACAAAAGACGGCGTTAGTCCTATGGACCTGTTTACCTATGACTACAGGACTTCGGTCATCAAAAACCCCAGTGGAGAGAAGGTTTTCGAGATGGAAAACGTGGAAGTGCCCAGGGGCTGGAGTCAGATCGCTACCGATATTCTCGCGCAAAAATACATCCGCAAGGCCGGGGTGCCTCAGCCCGACGGGACCCTGGGTAGAGAAACCTCCGCCAAACAGGTGGCGCACCGGCTGGCGTATTGCTGGCGGGTTTGGGGCGAGCGGTATGGCTACTTCGCCACGCCCCGTGACGCCGAAGTTTTTTACGATGAGCTGGTCTATTCCATTTTGAGCCAGGCATGTGTCCCAAATTCTCCACAGTGGTTTAATACGGGATTGTACGAATGCTACGGCATTAAGGGTAAGCCGCAGGGGCATTACTACGTGGATCCGAAGGATGAGGTGCTGAAGGAGTCGACGTCGGCGTATGAGCGGCCGCAACCGCATGCGTGCTTTATTCTAAGCGTAGAGGATGACCTGGTGAACGAAGGCGGTATCATGGATCTTTGGATGCGGGAAGCGCGCATCTTCAAATATGGTTCAGGGGTAGGAACGAATTTTTCGAGTATACGCGGGGGTGGGGAAAAGCTGAGCGGCGGGGGCACTTCCTCCGGGCTGATGAGCTTTCTGAAGATTGGAGACCGCGCCGCAGGGGCAATCAAGTCGGGCGGAACGACGCGCAGGGCGGCCAAGATGGTTTGCCTGGACCTGGACCATCCGGAAATCGTCGACTTCATCAACTGGAAAGTAGAGGAGGAAAAGAAGGTGGCGGCGTTAATAGCTGCCGGCTATCCTTCCGACTATGAGGGCGAGGCGTATGCTACGGTATCGGGCCAGAACTCGAATAATTCGGTACGCATACCCAACGAATTTTTCCGGTGCCTGGAAGGGGATGAAGACTGGGCACTCACGTCGAGGGCTACCGGAAAGGTCGTGAAAGAGGTCCCCGCGCGGCAGCTTTGGGAGCAGATCGCTTATGCCGCCTGGCGGTGTGCGGACCCGGGGACCCAGTACAATACGACCATCAATGAATGGCATACGTGTCCGAAGGGCGGACCTATACGGGCGTCGAATCCGTGCAGCGAATACATGTTCCTGGACAATACGGCCTGTAACCTGGCTTCCGTCAACCTTCGGAAGTTTTGGGACGAGCGGACCTCCGTTTTTGACGTGGAGGGTTTTGAATATGTCTGCCGGCTTTGGACGGTGGTCCTGGAGATCTCTGTGTTGATGGCCCAGTTCCCCAGTAAGGAAGTGGCCCGTTTGAGTTATGACTACCGCACCCTCGGTTTGGGTTATGCAAACCTGGGATCGCTCCTGATGGTGGGTGGGATTGCTTATGACAGCGAGGAGGCCAGGGGAATTACGGGTGCCCTCACGGCCATCATGACCGGGACGGCCTACAAAACGTCGGCGGAAATGGCGTCGGTTCTTGGCACCTTCCGTCGCTATGAGGAGAATAAGGCGGACATGTTGCGGGTGATGCGAAACCACCGCGCGGCCGCGTATGATGCGGACGGAGCTTTTGAGGGGCTGAGCCTGAAACCGCAGGGGATCAAGGCTCGTTTTTGCCCGGACTATCTCCTGGCTGCGGCGTGCAAAGTGTGGGATGAAGCGGTGGACATGGGGGAACGATATGGGTACAGGAATGCCCAGACAACGGTGATTGCACCCACGGGCACCATAGGGCTGGTCATGGATTGCGATACGACGGGTGTGGAACCGGACTTTGCCCTGGTGAAGTTTAAAAAGTTGAGCGGGGGTGGTTATTTCAAGATCATCAACCAATCGGTCCCGCTGGCCTTGAAGCGCCTGGGGTACGGAACAAAAGAGGCGGACGCCATTGTGAAATACGCGGTTGGCGCGGGTACGTTTGCCGGGGCGCCGCACATCAACCACGCTACCCTGAGTGAAAAGGGTTTTATCGCCAGCGAAATCAAAAAACTGGATGCCGCCGTCGGCTCGGCTTTCGAAATCGGCTTTGTGTTCAATGTCTATACCTTGGGGGAAGAATGTCTCCAGCGACTGGGTTTCCGGCCGGAGGACTACCTGAATTTCGAATGGAGCCTCCTGGAGGCCCTGGGCTTTACCGGGGAACAGATTGACGCGGCCGGGGATTATGTATGTGGTACGATGACGGTGGAAGGCGCACCCCATCTGCGCCCCGAACATTACAGCGTATTCGACTGCGCCAACAAGTGTGGGAAAAAGGGGGAGCGGTTTATCCACGCCCACGGCCATATCCGGATGATGGCGGCGGTTCAGCCCTTTATCTCGGGAGCCATATCAAAAACCATCAACCTTCCGAACGAAGCAACGGTGGAACAGATTGCCGATTGCTATATGCTGAGCTGGAAGCTGGGGCTTAAGGCGAACGCCCTTTACAGGGACGGGTCCAAACTCAGCCAGCCGCTCAGCAACAAAAGCGATAAGAAAAAGGTGGAGGCGGCGCCGGCTCCGACGCAGACCCCGTTGGTGGACCTAGGTCAGCTGACGGCGGAAGAGCTCCTGGAAGAGGTCCAAAGACGCGTCCAGTCGTCTCCGGACACCAAACTGAAAAGACAACTGGCCCGGATCGTCGAGCGGCGTACGCTCCCGGTTAAACGAAAGGGCTTTACCTATAAGGCGAAGATTGGTGGACAACCCATCTTCGTACGAACAGGAGAATATAATGACAGCACGCTTGGTGAAATCTTTATAGACCTTGCCAAGGAAGGCAGCACCTTGAGGAGCCTCATGAACTGTTTTGCGATCGCCATATCGGTGGGTCTGCAGTATGGCGTTCCCCTGGAAGAATTTGTCGACAAATTTGTGTTCACCCGCTTCGAGCCCAGCGGTATGGTGGATCATCCCAATATCAAAAGCGCCACCTCCATGGTGGATTATGTGTTCCGTATGTTGGGCTACGAGTACCTTGGCCGGACCGACTTGGTCCATGTGCTCCAGACCCCGGAGGTATCCAATACCGGGGAGGAGGAGTGGGACGAAACGGATATGCCTACCCTGGGAGAAAGACAGCCTGAGCTGTCCCAGGTGCGGGTCACCCCGGTCGCGGGCTCCCCTGCGGCTTCCGGGCCCTCCGGCAAACGCGCGCCTGCGGCCGCCGCCGGTTCAAAGACAGATAGCACGCAGGAATATATGAAAAGCATGCAAAGCGACGCCCCGGCCTGCAGCACCTGCGGGCACATCACGGTCCGCAGCGGCACGTGTTACAAGTGCCTGAACTGCGGGAACAGCATGGGGTGCAGCTAA
- a CDS encoding geranylgeranylglyceryl/heptaprenylglyceryl phosphate synthase — protein sequence MKTLYQTLQARKDKHQKSFAVLIDPDKVSTSVTDELIERSLAAKVDYFLVGGSLVISDNLDTCIQQIKSACDIPVILFPGSPAQVSKFADALLYLSLISGRNPELLIGQHVISAPFVRQSGLEIIPTGYMVIDGGEPTTVSYISNASPIPSDKDDIALCTAMAGEMLGMRLIYMDAGSGAKRPITESMIERVSAHIEVPLVIGGGITSAEKAYRNCKAGADIIVVGNAIEKEPALISEMAAAVHSVRAVTP from the coding sequence ATGAAGACCCTATATCAAACACTACAGGCCAGAAAGGATAAACACCAAAAGTCCTTTGCTGTGCTGATTGATCCGGATAAAGTGAGTACATCTGTCACCGACGAATTGATCGAACGTTCTTTAGCGGCCAAAGTGGACTATTTTCTGGTGGGCGGAAGCCTGGTCATTTCCGATAATCTCGACACCTGCATACAACAAATCAAAAGCGCCTGCGATATACCTGTCATCCTTTTCCCCGGCAGTCCGGCGCAAGTCTCGAAATTCGCAGACGCCCTTTTATATCTCTCCCTCATTTCCGGTCGTAATCCGGAATTGCTGATCGGCCAGCACGTCATTTCCGCGCCTTTTGTCCGTCAAAGCGGTCTGGAGATCATCCCCACCGGCTACATGGTGATCGACGGCGGTGAACCTACCACCGTTTCGTACATTTCCAACGCCAGCCCCATCCCGTCGGATAAGGACGACATCGCGCTGTGCACGGCCATGGCAGGGGAAATGCTGGGCATGCGGTTGATCTACATGGATGCGGGCAGCGGTGCAAAAAGACCCATCACCGAGAGTATGATCGAGCGCGTGTCCGCGCACATCGAAGTACCCCTTGTTATCGGCGGCGGCATTACCAGCGCCGAAAAAGCCTATCGTAACTGTAAGGCGGGAGCCGACATCATCGTCGTCGGCAATGCCATTGAAAAAGAGCCGGCCCTGATCTCCGAAATGGCGGCTGCCGTACATTCCGTAAGGGCGGTTACCCCTTAG
- a CDS encoding LytR/AlgR family response regulator transcription factor, giving the protein MSKKAIIIDDERLARNELRKLLQDFPEIEVIDEAANVNEGLEKIEQHQPDLIFLDIQMPGKTGFDLLSELDRSPQVIFTTAYDEYALKAFEVNALDYLLKPVEPKRLADAIHKLEQVEREEELETPVINRSILSENDQVFVKDGERCWFVRLSEIRLFESVGNYAKVFFGPNKPLILKSLNALEERLDEKVFFRANRKHIVNLRMIEKIEPYFNGGLLLELKGGEKIEVSRRQAVKFKEMMSL; this is encoded by the coding sequence ATGAGTAAAAAAGCTATCATTATCGACGACGAGCGTCTGGCTCGAAATGAATTGCGAAAACTGCTCCAGGACTTCCCGGAAATAGAGGTCATCGACGAGGCGGCCAACGTGAACGAAGGCCTGGAAAAGATCGAACAGCACCAGCCCGACCTGATTTTTCTGGACATCCAGATGCCGGGAAAAACAGGTTTCGACCTGCTTAGCGAGCTGGATCGCTCCCCCCAGGTTATTTTCACCACCGCTTACGACGAATACGCCTTAAAGGCCTTCGAGGTGAACGCCCTCGACTACCTGCTCAAGCCGGTGGAACCAAAGCGCCTGGCCGACGCCATTCACAAGCTGGAACAGGTAGAGCGGGAGGAAGAGCTGGAGACGCCGGTGATCAACCGCAGCATCCTGAGTGAAAACGACCAGGTCTTTGTCAAGGATGGAGAAAGGTGCTGGTTCGTCCGCCTCAGCGAAATACGGCTTTTCGAAAGCGTGGGCAACTACGCCAAGGTCTTCTTCGGACCCAATAAGCCCCTCATCCTGAAATCGCTCAATGCGCTGGAAGAACGCCTCGATGAAAAGGTATTTTTCCGCGCCAACCGGAAACACATCGTCAACCTCAGGATGATCGAAAAGATCGAACCCTACTTCAACGGCGGTCTTCTGCTGGAGTTGAAGGGAGGGGAGAAGATCGAGGTCTCCAGGCGGCAGGCGGTGAAGTTTAAGGAAATGATGAGTCTTTAG
- a CDS encoding sensor histidine kinase, giving the protein MSSTRISKYWWCQIGGWVGSAMVTLFFAYTYNKFNGVQVERAGINIVLGIGVTHLLRYFIITNDWLKRSFDRVWGILLAAVMVASLVYSALIEGIYMLLNLLGQHYIPFYKRIMLGSLDYLPLLMLWVLIYYVWHIVDNNRKQQLESLRLESLVKELELKTIKSHINPHFIFNALNSIRALVDENPGRARTAITELSNILRSSMQTEKMETVPLEKELAIVRDYLALEKIRFEERLKVEMDIDEDTLEEPVPVMMLQTLVENAIKHGISKRMQGGVIRIRSYFKGDRHELVVQNTGHLNGQAREEGFGIMSTLSRLSILYGPKANFEIRDLQEDTVEAKISIPVETL; this is encoded by the coding sequence ATGTCTTCAACAAGGATCTCAAAGTATTGGTGGTGCCAGATCGGTGGTTGGGTGGGCTCCGCAATGGTCACCCTTTTTTTCGCGTACACGTATAACAAGTTTAACGGGGTACAGGTGGAAAGGGCGGGAATCAACATCGTCCTCGGAATTGGCGTCACCCACCTGCTTCGGTATTTTATCATCACCAACGATTGGCTGAAACGCTCTTTCGATAGGGTTTGGGGCATCCTCCTGGCGGCAGTGATGGTGGCGAGCCTGGTGTACAGCGCCCTGATAGAGGGCATCTATATGCTGTTAAACCTGCTCGGACAACATTACATACCGTTTTATAAAAGGATTATGCTGGGCAGCCTGGATTACCTGCCGCTGCTGATGCTGTGGGTCCTGATCTATTACGTCTGGCATATCGTGGACAACAACCGGAAACAGCAATTGGAGTCACTCCGGCTGGAGTCTCTTGTTAAAGAGCTGGAGCTCAAGACGATAAAGTCGCATATCAATCCCCATTTCATATTCAACGCCCTCAACAGCATCCGCGCGCTCGTGGACGAGAACCCGGGGCGTGCCCGGACGGCGATTACGGAATTGAGTAATATCCTGAGGAGCTCGATGCAGACCGAAAAGATGGAAACCGTTCCCCTCGAAAAGGAGCTGGCCATTGTCAGGGACTACCTGGCGCTGGAAAAGATCCGTTTTGAGGAACGGCTGAAGGTGGAAATGGACATCGACGAAGATACCCTGGAAGAACCCGTGCCGGTGATGATGCTCCAGACACTGGTTGAGAATGCCATCAAGCACGGCATCAGCAAGCGCATGCAGGGCGGGGTTATCCGGATACGTTCTTATTTCAAGGGGGACAGGCACGAGCTGGTGGTCCAGAATACGGGTCACCTGAACGGCCAGGCCCGGGAGGAAGGCTTTGGTATTATGAGCACGCTGAGCCGGCTGAGCATCCTTTACGGACCCAAGGCCAACTTTGAGATCCGGGACCTCCAGGAGGACACCGTAGAAGCGAAAATATCGATACCTGTGGAGACATTGTAA
- the dxs gene encoding 1-deoxy-D-xylulose-5-phosphate synthase: MDIKPGPLLKHIDNPENLRRLSREQLHQVCEELRQYIIDVVSVHGGHFGASLGVVELTVALHYVFNTPYDQLVWDVGHQAYGHKILTGRRDNFPSNRKYGGLSGFPKRSESPYDTFGVGHSSTSISAALGMAMAAKYKGERDRQVVAVIGDGAMTAGMAFEALNHAGVADSNVLIILNDNCMSIDPNVGALKEYLTDISTSPAYNRVRDDVWKLLGKLPVGKHFTREMAAKLEQSVKGLVSKSSNLFESLKLRYFGPIDGHNITKLVDVLQDMRSIPGPKLLHILTVKGKGYALAEKDQTKWHAPGLFDKVTGEIHKKHFPTPQPPKYQDVFGHTLIELAEANPAIMGITPAMPSGSSLKFMMEKMPNRAFDVGICEQHAATLSAGLATQGLRVFCNIYSSFMQRAYDQVVHDIAIQKLPVVLCLDRAGLVGEDGPTHHGAYDIAYFRCIPNMIISAPMNEQELRNLMYTAQLDSTTQPFVIRYPRGEGVMPEWKTPFQAIEIGKGRKLRDGQELAILSIGHPGNFAAAAIRDLKAEGLQPGHYDLRFVKPLDEELLHEVFRKYKKIVTVEDGTVKGGFGSAILEFMAENGYKADVRILGIPDRIVEHGKPAELQHECAYDAEAIKEAVRSMMSIEVVSTKGWEKK; this comes from the coding sequence ATGGACATCAAGCCAGGTCCCCTCCTGAAGCACATAGACAACCCTGAAAACCTCCGGCGGCTAAGCCGGGAGCAGCTACACCAGGTTTGTGAAGAACTCAGGCAATACATCATCGACGTCGTTAGCGTCCACGGAGGCCACTTCGGAGCCTCCCTTGGCGTCGTCGAATTGACCGTAGCCCTTCATTATGTGTTCAATACCCCTTACGATCAATTAGTATGGGACGTGGGGCACCAGGCGTATGGACACAAGATCCTCACGGGCCGCCGGGACAACTTCCCCAGCAACAGGAAATACGGGGGGCTCAGCGGCTTCCCCAAGCGCAGCGAAAGCCCCTACGATACCTTTGGCGTCGGACACTCCTCCACCTCCATTTCCGCGGCCCTCGGTATGGCCATGGCCGCCAAATACAAAGGGGAACGCGACCGCCAGGTGGTGGCCGTCATCGGAGATGGCGCCATGACCGCAGGTATGGCCTTCGAAGCCCTGAACCACGCCGGCGTGGCCGATTCCAATGTGTTGATCATCCTCAACGACAATTGCATGAGCATCGATCCCAACGTCGGTGCGCTCAAGGAATACCTGACCGACATTTCAACATCACCGGCGTACAACCGCGTCCGGGACGACGTCTGGAAACTTCTCGGCAAACTGCCCGTGGGCAAGCACTTTACAAGGGAAATGGCCGCGAAACTGGAACAAAGCGTCAAGGGGCTGGTCAGCAAAAGCAGCAACCTTTTTGAATCCCTGAAGCTCCGGTATTTCGGACCCATAGACGGTCACAACATCACCAAGCTGGTAGACGTCCTCCAGGATATGCGCAGCATCCCGGGGCCGAAGCTGCTCCACATCCTCACTGTAAAGGGCAAAGGCTACGCCCTGGCCGAAAAGGACCAGACCAAGTGGCACGCGCCCGGTTTGTTCGATAAGGTAACCGGGGAGATCCATAAAAAACATTTCCCCACCCCGCAGCCCCCCAAATACCAGGACGTATTTGGCCATACCCTGATCGAGCTCGCTGAGGCCAATCCGGCCATCATGGGTATTACACCCGCTATGCCCAGCGGCAGCTCCCTGAAATTTATGATGGAAAAGATGCCCAACCGCGCTTTCGACGTGGGCATCTGCGAACAACACGCCGCCACCTTAAGCGCCGGCCTGGCCACTCAGGGGCTTCGTGTGTTCTGCAACATCTACTCGTCCTTTATGCAAAGGGCTTACGACCAGGTGGTGCACGACATCGCCATTCAAAAGCTCCCGGTCGTGCTTTGCCTGGACCGCGCCGGTCTTGTCGGAGAAGACGGCCCCACCCATCACGGGGCTTACGACATCGCCTACTTCCGCTGTATCCCCAACATGATCATCAGCGCGCCCATGAACGAACAGGAGCTGCGCAACCTCATGTACACGGCTCAGCTCGACAGCACGACCCAACCATTCGTCATCCGGTATCCCAGGGGCGAAGGTGTCATGCCGGAATGGAAGACCCCCTTCCAGGCCATCGAAATCGGCAAGGGCCGGAAGCTGCGGGATGGCCAGGAACTCGCCATCCTGTCCATTGGGCACCCCGGTAACTTTGCCGCGGCCGCCATCCGCGACTTGAAAGCCGAAGGTCTCCAACCAGGGCACTACGACCTCCGTTTTGTCAAGCCCCTCGACGAGGAACTCCTGCACGAGGTCTTCCGGAAATACAAGAAGATTGTCACCGTTGAAGACGGTACGGTGAAAGGAGGCTTTGGCAGTGCCATCCTCGAATTCATGGCGGAAAACGGATACAAGGCCGACGTACGGATCCTTGGCATTCCCGACCGCATCGTCGAGCACGGCAAACCCGCGGAGCTACAGCACGAATGTGCTTATGACGCCGAGGCCATCAAGGAAGCCGTCCGCTCCATGATGTCGATCGAAGTCGTGAGCACTAAAGGATGGGAGAAAAAATAA
- a CDS encoding segregation and condensation protein A encodes MANTESYQIKLPQFEGPFDLLLFFIERDELDIYNIPITRIINDFLDFIHTQESLNIELSSEFILFVSTLMRIKAKMLLPRKELNAEGQEIDPRQELVDKILEYKRFKEASAQLAEMEALRMLMIKRGNLAKELGAIGEDAGEGTEIQTITMFKLMKVFEKVMQRVYDRNNKPVHTVVPYNYTMEDSRKGLLELAGREKTLSFERIFEDAQDRIQAIFLFLSMLELVQLKHLSILVGEGRNNFIIEWNEEQPEPEPDGV; translated from the coding sequence ATGGCCAACACAGAAAGCTACCAGATAAAACTTCCCCAGTTCGAGGGACCCTTCGACCTGTTGCTGTTTTTTATCGAACGGGACGAACTGGACATTTACAATATTCCGATCACCAGGATCATCAACGACTTCCTGGACTTTATCCATACCCAGGAATCGTTGAATATCGAGCTTTCCAGCGAGTTCATCCTTTTTGTTTCCACGCTCATGCGGATCAAGGCGAAGATGTTGTTGCCGCGCAAGGAGCTGAATGCCGAAGGCCAGGAGATCGATCCCCGCCAGGAACTGGTCGACAAAATTCTGGAATACAAGCGATTTAAGGAAGCGTCGGCACAATTGGCGGAAATGGAAGCCCTGCGGATGCTGATGATCAAACGGGGCAACCTGGCCAAAGAGTTGGGTGCCATCGGTGAAGACGCCGGGGAAGGGACGGAGATACAGACCATCACCATGTTCAAGCTGATGAAGGTGTTTGAAAAGGTGATGCAACGGGTGTATGACCGGAACAACAAACCTGTCCATACCGTGGTCCCCTACAATTACACCATGGAGGACAGCCGGAAGGGGTTGCTGGAGCTGGCCGGCCGGGAAAAGACATTGTCGTTCGAACGAATCTTCGAGGATGCCCAGGACCGCATCCAGGCGATCTTCCTGTTCCTCTCGATGCTGGAACTGGTGCAGTTGAAGCACTTATCCATCCTTGTGGGGGAAGGCCGCAATAATTTCATCATTGAATGGAATGAAGAGCAACCGGAGCCAGAGCCTGACGGCGTCTAG